A genomic region of Alistipes megaguti contains the following coding sequences:
- a CDS encoding phosphodiester glycosidase family protein produces MMRFFLGALALLSVFSMQAQTPADSAALASAAWQIADLGNGAESRYAQVDLFDSRQSIAVVSYPPRRFKTRILCLERRAEITSKLGSGADADIAVNGGYFNVKTFEPVTFVWNEGRIMGRTTPEEMMRTNGVVAFKDRKGRRMEIFRCDTADYDRVMRRYRSALAAGPVLVADGRVVVYDSEDPFYTGRNPRTLIGKRADGTVVMAVIDGRFKGQADGVTIAEEAFIARQLGLVEALNLDGGGSSTLWTSQEGVLNHPYDNHRFDHAGERGVPNCIVATGIR; encoded by the coding sequence ATGATGCGATTCTTCCTGGGAGCCCTGGCGCTCCTCTCCGTTTTTTCGATGCAGGCCCAGACTCCGGCGGACTCGGCAGCCCTGGCGTCGGCCGCCTGGCAGATTGCCGATCTGGGAAACGGCGCCGAAAGCCGCTATGCGCAAGTCGATCTTTTCGATTCGCGGCAGAGTATTGCCGTGGTGAGCTACCCGCCGCGGCGTTTTAAGACCCGGATCCTCTGTCTTGAACGACGGGCCGAAATCACGAGTAAACTGGGCAGCGGGGCCGATGCCGATATTGCTGTCAACGGCGGCTATTTCAATGTCAAGACCTTCGAACCGGTGACCTTCGTCTGGAACGAGGGTCGGATCATGGGACGCACGACTCCCGAAGAGATGATGCGCACAAACGGAGTGGTGGCTTTCAAGGACCGGAAGGGACGTCGCATGGAGATCTTCCGCTGCGATACGGCCGACTATGACCGGGTCATGCGTCGTTACCGCTCGGCGCTGGCGGCCGGACCCGTGCTGGTGGCTGACGGTCGAGTGGTCGTTTATGATTCGGAGGACCCCTTCTATACGGGCCGTAATCCCCGGACGCTGATCGGAAAACGGGCGGACGGAACCGTCGTCATGGCAGTCATCGACGGCCGTTTCAAGGGACAGGCCGATGGCGTGACGATTGCCGAAGAGGCCTTTATCGCGCGGCAGTTGGGGCTGGTCGAGGCGCTGAATCTCGACGGCGGGGGTTCGTCGACCCTCTGGACCTCGCAGGAAGGGGTGCTCAACCATCCATACGACAATCACCGTTTCGACCATGCCGGAGAACGCGGCGTGCCCAACTGCATTGTCGCTACCGGAATCCGTTAG
- a CDS encoding sigma-70 family RNA polymerase sigma factor yields the protein MFSRDAGDVDDLHQEILLRLWQGYDGFEGRSDIKTWIYRVALNYCINFSDKRKRQQTRPVTERESDSFDSDLERRMQIKQLYQRINKLGLVDRSVILLWLEGLSYEEIGAILGISVKNVSFKLVRIKERLKND from the coding sequence ATGTTCTCCCGTGATGCCGGGGATGTGGATGATTTGCATCAGGAGATTCTTTTACGGCTATGGCAGGGATACGATGGTTTTGAGGGGCGCAGCGATATAAAGACGTGGATCTACCGTGTGGCGCTGAACTACTGCATCAACTTCAGCGACAAGCGTAAACGCCAGCAGACAAGGCCTGTAACGGAGAGAGAGTCGGATTCATTCGACAGTGATCTCGAAAGGCGGATGCAGATCAAACAGCTCTATCAGCGAATCAATAAGTTGGGACTTGTCGACCGAAGCGTCATCCTGTTATGGCTTGAGGGCCTGAGCTACGAAGAGATAGGCGCAATCCTGGGTATCTCGGTCAAGAATGTCTCCTTCAAGTTGGTACGCATCAAGGAGCGACTCAAGAATGACTAA
- a CDS encoding SDR family NAD(P)-dependent oxidoreductase: MKRRVFVTGGAHGIGRAIVEAFARRGDEVTFCDIDSRLGSQTTTETGARFCEVDVTDAQSLEACMEQLFAAQGDIDILVNNVGISLFKPLTELSIAEFDRVLATNLRPAFITSRRLALHRQQNGNRSYGRIVNLCSTRHLQSEAGTEAYSASKGGIYSLTHALAVSLAPLHITVNAIAPGWIHIREEEQLRPEDHQFHPSGRVGTPEDIARTCLFLCDEANDFINGQTLTVDGGATIRMIYPEE; the protein is encoded by the coding sequence ATGAAAAGACGCGTATTCGTTACGGGCGGCGCCCACGGAATCGGCCGGGCGATCGTCGAGGCCTTTGCCCGCCGGGGCGACGAGGTGACCTTCTGCGACATCGACTCCCGACTCGGCTCGCAGACTACCACCGAGACCGGCGCCCGCTTCTGCGAGGTCGACGTCACCGACGCCCAAAGCCTCGAAGCATGCATGGAGCAACTATTCGCTGCACAGGGCGACATCGACATCCTGGTCAATAACGTCGGGATCAGCCTCTTCAAACCCCTCACCGAACTCTCGATCGCGGAGTTCGACCGCGTGCTGGCCACCAACCTGCGCCCGGCCTTCATCACCTCGCGCCGGCTGGCCCTCCACCGCCAGCAGAACGGCAACCGCAGCTACGGCCGCATCGTCAACCTCTGCTCGACACGCCACCTGCAGAGCGAGGCCGGCACCGAGGCCTACTCCGCCTCGAAGGGCGGCATCTACTCGCTAACCCACGCGCTGGCCGTCTCGCTGGCTCCGCTGCACATCACGGTCAACGCCATCGCCCCGGGATGGATTCACATCCGCGAGGAGGAGCAGCTGCGCCCCGAAGATCACCAGTTCCACCCTTCGGGCCGCGTCGGCACCCCGGAGGACATTGCCCGCACCTGCCTCTTCCTGTGCGACGAGGCAAACGACTTCATCAACGGCCAGACGCTGACCGTCGACGGCGGTGCGACCATCCGCATGATCTATCCGGAGGAGTAG
- a CDS encoding transcriptional regulator: protein MALSSKNSWNWADSVTCRLRAKKNSEAVRWYVLILPVSRHGHYQGNPARALQEELDRRVRDGEPRFEFFAPSYVEVHQSHGQLVRTNRPLLYNYVFIHASEGEIYRMKRFLPQYNFLPRIRDAHGEYYPYLTDEAMRNLRWVAESYSDVLPVYTPGPDRLMKGDRIRITEGQFKGVEATVIIQPGAGRKEVMVCVENCMYVPLLSVEPGQYEVVALNADNRHVYTRLNGDRIPTGLHEALRRYHSAEGVTEEDRALATEVLQQYGSLQFESDVMRCKLYALLLPAYAILGDREHFEQMLGMIQSLLPIVRAEQSRALLLVTLYGCTNNCLYHDQAHALIDVWRRERPLKKSKARLLEWLDDHDVWFGHVSNP, encoded by the coding sequence ATGGCACTTTCGAGCAAAAACTCCTGGAATTGGGCCGATTCGGTCACTTGCCGACTTCGGGCCAAAAAGAACAGCGAGGCCGTGCGTTGGTATGTGCTGATTCTCCCGGTCTCCCGGCACGGGCATTATCAGGGAAATCCGGCCCGCGCTCTGCAGGAGGAGCTCGATCGCCGGGTGCGTGACGGAGAGCCCCGCTTTGAGTTCTTTGCCCCGTCGTATGTCGAGGTGCACCAGAGTCACGGCCAGCTGGTCCGCACGAACCGGCCGCTACTCTACAACTACGTCTTCATCCATGCCTCCGAAGGCGAGATTTACCGCATGAAGCGTTTTCTTCCCCAATACAACTTCCTGCCGCGCATCCGCGACGCCCACGGTGAGTACTATCCCTATCTCACGGACGAGGCGATGCGCAACCTGCGCTGGGTGGCCGAGTCCTACTCCGACGTGCTGCCGGTCTACACGCCCGGCCCCGACCGGCTGATGAAGGGCGACCGCATCCGCATCACCGAGGGGCAGTTCAAGGGGGTCGAGGCCACGGTCATCATCCAGCCCGGCGCCGGACGCAAGGAGGTGATGGTCTGCGTCGAGAACTGCATGTATGTCCCGCTGCTCTCGGTCGAGCCCGGGCAGTATGAGGTTGTTGCGCTGAATGCCGACAACCGGCATGTCTATACGCGGCTGAACGGCGACCGTATTCCGACAGGGCTCCACGAGGCGCTCCGGCGTTACCATTCCGCGGAGGGGGTGACGGAGGAGGATCGGGCCCTGGCCACGGAGGTGCTGCAGCAATACGGCAGCCTGCAGTTCGAAAGCGACGTGATGCGTTGCAAATTGTATGCCCTGCTGTTGCCGGCCTATGCCATTCTGGGCGACCGCGAGCATTTCGAGCAGATGCTCGGGATGATTCAGAGCCTGTTGCCGATCGTTCGTGCCGAACAGTCGCGGGCCCTGCTGCTGGTGACGCTTTACGGTTGCACGAACAACTGTCTCTACCACGATCAGGCACACGCCTTGATCGACGTATGGCGCCGGGAGCGCCCCCTGAAGAAGAGCAAGGCGCGGTTGCTTGAATGGCTTGATGACCACGACGTCTGGTTCGGGCACGTATCGAATCCCTGA
- a CDS encoding MraY family glycosyltransferase: protein MLYILSFLIALLSVRWIHPRLVKIALDKNIVDNPNARKLQRKPTPVLGGIAVFFGSVIGLGIAGIGCDCSELFIVVVAMMIMLYTGTLDDILDLSPALRFMIEIFTVLLLIYVGGYSLNDFHGLWGIHQIPQYVAVPLTVVAAVGIINGINLMDGVDGLSSGYCILTSLFFGLLFWHVGDRVLAMLAVVAAGSLIPFFFHNLFGKTSKMFIGDGGTLVMGIVISVFVMRTLTHGSVGRIYDPKHVGLIPFMLAVLAVPVFDTLRVMITRILKHKSPFHPDKTHLHHMFIRLGCSHAATTLAILLLNLFVVLCGWIGYLTGCSIDVQLYIVVIASLLITVGLYNFMEWHIRHKTKFIRLLHRIGYRTHLNRTGIFFWLQKKMDRM from the coding sequence ATGTTGTACATCCTGTCTTTTCTGATTGCTTTGTTGAGCGTTCGCTGGATCCATCCACGGCTGGTCAAGATCGCTCTCGACAAGAACATCGTCGATAATCCCAACGCGCGCAAGCTGCAACGCAAACCTACGCCCGTGCTGGGCGGCATTGCCGTCTTCTTCGGATCGGTCATCGGGCTGGGGATTGCCGGCATCGGCTGTGACTGTTCCGAGTTGTTCATCGTCGTGGTGGCGATGATGATCATGCTCTACACCGGAACGCTGGACGACATCCTCGATCTCTCGCCTGCGTTGCGTTTTATGATCGAGATCTTCACGGTACTGTTGCTGATTTATGTCGGCGGCTACAGTCTGAATGACTTTCATGGATTGTGGGGCATTCATCAGATCCCGCAGTATGTGGCCGTGCCGTTGACGGTCGTGGCGGCCGTGGGCATCATCAACGGCATCAATCTGATGGACGGCGTAGACGGACTGTCGTCGGGCTACTGCATTCTGACGAGCCTCTTTTTCGGGTTGTTGTTCTGGCATGTCGGGGATCGGGTGTTGGCCATGCTGGCCGTGGTGGCTGCCGGATCGCTCATCCCCTTCTTCTTCCACAACCTGTTCGGCAAGACCTCGAAGATGTTCATCGGCGACGGCGGCACGCTGGTCATGGGAATCGTCATCTCGGTCTTCGTGATGCGGACGCTGACGCACGGCTCCGTGGGGCGGATCTACGATCCGAAGCATGTCGGGCTTATCCCCTTCATGCTGGCCGTTTTGGCCGTTCCGGTCTTCGATACGCTTCGCGTAATGATTACCCGTATCTTGAAGCACAAGTCGCCGTTCCATCCCGACAAGACGCACCTGCATCACATGTTCATCCGTCTGGGCTGCTCGCATGCCGCCACGACGCTGGCCATTCTGCTGCTCAATCTGTTTGTCGTGCTGTGTGGTTGGATCGGCTACCTGACGGGCTGCTCGATCGACGTGCAGTTGTACATCGTGGTCATTGCTTCCCTGCTGATTACCGTGGGGCTCTATAACTTCATGGAGTGGCACATCCGCCACAAGACCAAGTTCATTCGCCTGCTCCATCGGATTGGTTACCGCACGCACCTCAATCGTACGGGTATCTTCTTTTGGCTCCAGAAGAAGATGGACAGGATGTAG
- a CDS encoding lipopolysaccharide biosynthesis protein: protein MSLENNKRIAKNTIYLYIRTGVTMLVSLYTSRVVINALGLEDYGIWGVLGSIISMFGFINQSLSSSIFRYITHAIGTKDDETINRTYSASIIIHIGLAIVIFILCETLGQIFVNKSLVVPDAKRHMANVVFHLVVINSAISLLTVPFNAVIIAYERMNVYAYLTIVDTLFKLLIAAVIFWVPSDKLIWYAVMMLVITIFMLVFYYVYVRLNFTNLKFQRSRDKNLFNSLLGFSGWSLWGNLACVGYNQGLNMLLNVFFGPMVNAARSISLQIEQSVRTFVANFQTAINPQIIKNYAQNELDQMHLLMFRSTRFSFYLLLFFAIPIVLETNIILTLWLKQVPEHTIAFVRIMFAVIALEVISNSIMTGVVATGNIKKYQIVVSFILLLIVPISYVVLRLGAPAESVFIIYFIIEIFAVIARVVIAKGLIKISISQFWRHVISRSALVLIGSFVPPMVIHIFLQEGLIRFFAVLVVGCLSTVFAIYLLGLNAREKELIISALRKKFHL from the coding sequence ATGTCTTTAGAAAATAATAAGCGCATAGCAAAGAATACTATATATTTATACATACGAACCGGGGTTACAATGCTGGTGTCGTTGTACACATCTCGGGTCGTAATAAATGCTTTAGGACTTGAAGATTATGGAATCTGGGGAGTCTTAGGTAGTATTATATCTATGTTCGGATTTATCAATCAATCATTAAGTTCTTCCATCTTTCGCTATATTACGCATGCTATAGGAACTAAAGACGACGAAACAATTAATCGTACGTATAGTGCTTCAATTATAATTCACATCGGATTAGCTATAGTTATTTTTATCTTGTGTGAAACATTGGGGCAGATATTTGTAAACAAAAGCCTTGTGGTCCCTGATGCAAAACGACATATGGCGAATGTTGTTTTTCATCTGGTAGTTATAAATAGTGCAATATCGCTTTTGACAGTTCCGTTTAATGCTGTTATCATTGCTTATGAGCGGATGAATGTGTATGCCTATTTAACAATTGTAGATACTTTGTTTAAGCTTCTCATTGCTGCTGTTATATTTTGGGTTCCTTCAGATAAACTGATTTGGTATGCAGTTATGATGCTAGTTATTACAATTTTTATGTTAGTGTTTTATTATGTATATGTTAGACTGAATTTTACAAATTTAAAATTTCAACGTAGTCGAGATAAGAATTTATTCAATTCTTTATTAGGTTTTTCTGGATGGAGTCTGTGGGGGAATTTGGCATGTGTGGGATATAACCAAGGTCTTAATATGTTGTTAAATGTATTTTTTGGCCCTATGGTTAATGCTGCACGTAGTATTTCTCTCCAAATAGAGCAATCGGTTCGTACATTTGTTGCTAACTTCCAAACAGCAATTAATCCTCAAATCATTAAGAACTATGCTCAGAATGAATTGGATCAAATGCATTTGCTGATGTTTCGGAGTACGCGTTTTTCCTTTTATCTGCTTCTTTTCTTTGCAATTCCTATCGTGCTTGAAACGAATATTATATTGACATTGTGGTTGAAGCAGGTGCCTGAGCATACGATTGCATTTGTTCGTATCATGTTTGCGGTCATAGCTCTTGAGGTTATATCAAATTCAATTATGACCGGTGTTGTGGCGACAGGAAACATAAAAAAATATCAAATTGTCGTAAGTTTTATTTTGTTATTGATAGTACCGATTTCTTATGTCGTTTTACGTTTAGGAGCTCCGGCAGAATCTGTTTTCATTATATATTTTATTATCGAGATTTTTGCAGTAATAGCACGTGTAGTTATTGCAAAAGGACTAATTAAAATTTCTATTTCTCAATTTTGGAGACACGTGATTTCTCGATCTGCATTAGTTTTGATTGGAAGTTTTGTACCGCCTATGGTAATTCATATATTTCTCCAGGAAGGCTTGATACGATTTTTTGCTGTTTTAGTTGTCGGTTGCTTATCTACAGTTTTTGCAATTTATTTATTGGGCCTGAATGCAAGGGAAAAAGAGTTGATTATATCTGCTCTTCGTAAAAAGTTCCATTTATAG